A genomic window from Pagrus major chromosome 23, Pma_NU_1.0 includes:
- the LOC141020152 gene encoding inward rectifier potassium channel 16-like, translating into MSSERSEQVVIDTHYTTIHTLGRQDEPKRLRYMQKDGRFPVVFQKAPGDWSPYLMDIFTTLVEIRWRVMFLIFFLSYILSWLFFGLCYWLIAHVNGDTDNPDNNPCVENVRGFTGAFMFSMETQATIGYGFRGMTENCMVAIIVVTVQDIFSCLLDTIVIGIVIAKMASARKRAQTVGFSRCAVVNLRDGVLCLSWRLGDLRGNHILEGVARAQVVRYVKQPLGSIVMLYQDLDIQNRDIVLATPATIIHKLEPSSPLYSLGPEDLLEDNFELVVSFTYTGDSTGMLHQTRTSYSPADIHWGQRFQDMLKVGKKRYKVDYALFNVTKWVPVPLLSAEEFDRGRRPAEGGRSHSSHFPSVKRNGHIRHVNPDVTGEVMQQTCL; encoded by the coding sequence ATGAGCTCAGAAAGGAGCGAGCAGGTCGTCATTGACACCCACTACACCACTATCCACACACTGGGCAGGCAAGATGAGCCCAAGCGACTACGCTACATGCAGAAAGATGGCAGGTTCCCTGTGGTTTTCCAGAAGGCCCCTGGGGACTGGAGCCCCTACCTGATGGACATCTTCACCACTCTTGTGGAGATCCGCTGGAGGGTGATgttcctcatcttcttcctctcttacATCCTCTCTTGGCTCTTTTTCGGACTCTGTTATTGGCTCATTGCACATGTAAATGGAGACACTGACAATCCAGATAACAATCCCTGCGTGGAGAACGTGCGAGGCTTTACTGGAGCCTTCATGTTCTCGATGGAGACCCAGGCAACTATTGGTTATGGCTTCAGGGGGATGACTGAGAACTGTATGGTGGCCATTATTGTGGTGACAGTTCAAGATATATTCAGCTGCCTCCTCGACACTATCGTGATTGGTATTGTTATTGCTAAAATGGCGTCTGCTCGTAAGAGAGCTCAGACGGTGGGTTTTAGCAGGTGTGCAGTGGTCAACCTGCGAGATGGGGTCCTGTGTCTGTCATGGCGACTCGGGGACTTAAGAGGCAATCACATCCTGGAGGGTGTCGCCAGGGCTCAGGTAGTCCGCTATGTCAAACAGCCACTAGGGTCCATCGTGATGCTGTACCAGGATCTGGACATCCAGAATCGAGATATCGTCCTCGCCACACCGGCCACCATTATTCACAAACTGGAGCCCAGCAGTCCCCTCTACAGCCTGGGCCCTGAAGACCTGCTGGAGGACAACTTTGAGCTGGTGGTGTCCTTCACCTACACCGGTGACTCCACAGGTATGCTCCACCAGACGCGAACCTCATATTCTCCAGCAGACATCCACTGGGGTCAGCGCTTCCAGGACATGCTGAAAGTGGGCAAGAAGCGCTACAAGGTGGACTACGCTCTGTTCAACGTGACGAAGTGGGTGCCCGTGCCCCTGCTCAGCGCAGAGGAGTTTGACAGGGGGAGACGTCCTGCTGAGGGCGGTCGGTCCCACAGTTCACACTTTCCATCAGTCAAGAGGAACGGGCACATTCGCCACGTGAATCCTGACGTCACTGGAGAGGTGATGCAGCAAACCTGTTTGTAG
- the LOC141019963 gene encoding neuronal acetylcholine receptor subunit alpha-5-like codes for MLIKKEYLSQPQNESCLLLIRVPFVEYQTLSVEWTDDELAWDKSVYEYDQVVLPVSKIWTPELHVTNGIITTMKHSSHDLLLYSNGTVKHTVIINAEINCEVNLFNYPFAADSCPVAIQAWTADGCGTELLLGGLKVVDGTHGDWKTENAFYARILNRDDRNYIMVELRIKYLNPFITLFLPSILIILADVISFALPLGGGERNCFKVTLVLSFTMFLIILNNELPGDGQCSPIIRTHFCISLVFLVLSMLVSLALTGLATGSINSLFCTKRSATKNTANKEEKADEEAKADISVVPLDASEEHNRMLRKVVNFLEDLAAKQLKS; via the exons ATGTTGATCAAGAAAGAGTATTTATCTCAGCCACAGAATGAAAGCTGCCTCCTGTTGATCCGAGTGCCGTTCGTCGAGTACCAAACTCTGTCAGTC GAATGGACAGATGATGAGTTGGCGTGGGACAAATCAGTTTATGAATACGATCAAGTGGTCCTGCCGGTATCTAAAATCTGGACCCCAGAGCTTCATGTGACAAACGG gatCATAACGACCATGAAGCACAGCTCCCACGatctgctgctgtacagtaACGGCACAGTGAAGCACACCGTGATCATAAATGCGGAGATTAACTGTGAAGTCAACCTGTTCAACTATCCCTTCGCTGCTGACAGCTGTCCCGTCGCTATCCAAGCTTGGACCGCTGACG GATGTGGTACAGAGCTGCTGTTGGGTGGTTTGAAAGTGGTTGACGGCACCCACGGAGACTGGAAAACCGAGAATGCGTTCTACGCGAGAATATTAAACAGAGATGACCGAAATTACATCATG GTGGAGTTGCGTATCAAGTACCTCAACCCCTTCATAACGTTATTCCTGCCCAGTATTCTGATCATCTTGGCTGATGTGATCAGCTTCGCTCTGCCGCTGGGAGGTGGTGAACGCAATTGCTTTAAGGTCACTCTGGTGCTCAGCTTCACCATGTTCCTCATCATCCTCAACAATGAGCTTCCTGGAGACGGCCAGTGCAGCCCGATCATCC gaacCCACTTCTGTATTTCTCTGGTCTTCCTGGTGTTGAGCATGTTGGTGTCCTTGGCGCTGACAGGGTTGGCCACAGGAAGCATCAATTCCCTCTTCTGTACCAAACGGTCAGCTAccaaaaacacagccaacaaGGAGGAGAAAGCAGATGAAG AAGCCAAAGCGGACATTAGTGTTGTTCCGCTGGACGCCTCAGAGGAGCACAATCGAATGCTCAGAAAGGTCGTCAACTTCCTGGAAGATCTCGCCGCAAAGCAGCTGAAAA GTTAA
- the LOC141020198 gene encoding Golgi apparatus membrane protein TVP23 homolog B — MQRQDSQDAPLFGEDDDHIRRSKLNIRHPLASFFHLFFRSSAILVYLFCDIFSSRFIACMVTIILLLSCDFWTVKNVSGRLLVGLRWWNQVDEDGKSHWVFESKRTNSLNTTSGAESRIFWLGLIVCPIFWVIFVFSAIFSLKIKWLAVVIMGLVLQWANLYGYLRCKVGGQSNLRDMARNYLGVQIFKQAMKNTERP, encoded by the exons ATGCAGAGACAG GACTCACAGGACGCTCCTCTTTTTGGTGAAGACGACGATCACATCAGGCgaagtaaattaaatataag ACATCCGCTGGCCTCATTCTTCCACCTCTTCTTCCGATCAAGCGCCATCTTGGTCTACTTATTCTGTGATATCTTCAGCAGTCGCTTCATTGCCTGCATGGTCACCATCATCCTCCTGCTGTCATGTGACTTCTGGACTGTCAAG aatGTGTCTGGCAGGTTGTTGGTAGGCCTTCGGTGGTGGAATCAAGTGGATGAAGATGGAAAGAGCCACTGGGTGTTTGAGTCAAAGAGG ACAAACAGTCTGAACACGACATCTGGGGCAGAGTCACGGATCTTCTGGCTGGGACTCATCGTGTGCCCGATCTTCTGggtcatttttgtgtttagtgcCATCTTCTCTCTCAAGATTAAATGGCTG GCTGTAGTAATCATGGGCTTGGTTTTACAATGGGCCAACCTGTACGGTTACCTTAGATGCAAAGTGGGTGGACAGTCCAACCTGAGAGACATGGCAAGGAACTACCTCGGTGTGCAGATTTTTAAACAG GCGATGAAGAATACAGAGAGACCTTGA